A portion of the Ursus arctos isolate Adak ecotype North America unplaced genomic scaffold, UrsArc2.0 scaffold_62, whole genome shotgun sequence genome contains these proteins:
- the PURB gene encoding transcriptional activator protein Pur-beta, whose translation MADGDSGSERGGGGGPGGFQPAARGGEQETQELASKRLDIQNKRFYLDVKQNAKGRFLKIAEVGAGGSKSRLTLSMAVAAEFRDYLGDFIEHYAQLGPSSPEQVAAAAAGAEDGGGPRRALKSEFLVRENRKYYLDLKENQRGRFLRIRQTVNRGGGGPGPGGLQSGQTIALPAQGLIEFRDALAKLIDDYGGDDDELAGGPGGGAGGAGGGLYGELPEGTSITVDSKRFFFDVGCNKYGVFLRVSEVKPSYRNAITVPFKAWGKFGGAFCRYADEMKEIQERQRDKLYERRGGDESEGEEVDED comes from the coding sequence ATGGCGGACGGCGACAGCGGCAGTgaacgcggcggcggcggcgggcccgGCGGCTTCCAGCCCGCGGCCCGCGGCGGCGAGCAGGAGACTCAGGAGTTGGCCTCGAAGCGGCTGGACATCCAGAACAAGCGCTTCTACCTGGACGTGAAGCAGAACGCTAAGGGCCGCTTCCTGAAGATCGCCGAGGTGGGCGCGGGGGGCTCCAAGAGCCGCTTGACGCTGTCCATGGCGGTGGCCGCTGAGTTCCGCGACTACTTGGGCGATTTCATCGAGCACTACGCGCAGCTGGGCCCCAGCAGCCCGGAAcaggtggcggcggcggcggcgggcgccgAGGACGGCGGCGGGCCGCGGCGCGCGCTCAAGAGCGAGTTCCTGGTGCGCGAGAACCGCAAGTACTACCTGGACCTCAAGGAGAACCAGCGCGGCCGCTTTCTACGCATCCGCCAGACAGTCaaccgcggcggcggcggccccgggCCCGGCGGCCTGCAGAGCGGGCAGACCATCGCGCTGCCCGCGCAGGGCCTCATCGAGTTCCGGGACGCCCTGGCGAAGCTCATCGACGACTACGGCGGCGACGACGACGAGCTGGCGGGGGGCCCGGGCGGTGGCGcggggggcgcgggcggcggccTTTACGGCGAGCTCCCAGAAGGCACCTCCATCACTGTGGACTCCAAGCGCTTCTTCTTCGACGTGGGCTGCAACAAGTACGGCGTGTTCCTGCGAGTGAGCGAGGTGAAGCCGTCCTACCGCAACGCCATCACCGTCCCCTTCAAGGCCTGGGGCAAGTTCGGGGGCGCCTTTTGCCGGTACGCGGACGAGATGAAAGAGATCCAGGAGCGGCAGAGGGATAAGCTGTACGAGCGACGCGGTGGGGACGAGTCGGAGGGCGAGGAGGTGGACGAGGATTGA